In Nicotiana tabacum cultivar K326 chromosome 19, ASM71507v2, whole genome shotgun sequence, one DNA window encodes the following:
- the LOC107778722 gene encoding LOW QUALITY PROTEIN: pentatricopeptide repeat-containing protein At4g39530-like (The sequence of the model RefSeq protein was modified relative to this genomic sequence to represent the inferred CDS: deleted 1 base in 1 codon), which translates to MFPRAMRKLCRISCKFNSSCPKPLNENSAQCLFRHFTVSSSSPLEEHYPSIPRTRRTQRHYLSKLLFSLANSALHYKEVHSQVIVSGFQSNIFLNNILIQSYSQAGCLVYARTLFDKMSKRDIITWSSVITMYTQSGYYEEALLVFSDFISSYEEDPNEFLLASVVSCCGRLGSAVKGAQLHCFVLKAGFDQFVYVGTSLIDFYSKGGDIGAARLIFDDLSVKSTATWTAIIAACANAGKSGLSLQLLRNMLETDVVPDNYMVSSILGACSSLEYLEGGKEMHAYVLRRGAKMDVTMTNVLIDFYMKCGKVKTARKVFDQMEVIDTISWTTMISGYMQNSSDWEAISMFRDMNSLGWSLDRFACSSVLISCGSLETLDLGRQVHAYTVKANVDSDGFVKNSLIDMYSKCDSFGDARKVFDCMVNHDVISYNALIEACLTQDRLYEAFELFAEMRDNLILPSLLTFVSLLGASASLFSLELSKQLHALTIKFGFSAGMFVCSILIDVYSKFSSVKDARQVFNEMNEKDIVVWNSMLFGYIQQCENEEALKLFLKLQHCLQKPNTLTFVALIASSSNLVSLLHGLQFHNQIVKVGLDFDPHVTNALVDMYSKCGSLEEAQRMFDSALQRDITCWNSMISTYAQHGEAKEAINMFEKMISDGRKPNNVTFVGVLSACSHVGLVEEGLHHFYSMSRYGIEPETEHYVCIVSLLGRAGKLVEAMQFIEQMPIPPAAIVWRSLLSACREAGHIDLGKYAASMAISIDPKDSGSYILLSNIFASKGMWINVKKLREKMDSNGVVKETGCSWIEINNEVHLFIARDQSHHQTDSIYSFMELLIRHMKGMGYHPRNEDTTFSNE; encoded by the exons ATGTTTCCCCGTGCAATGAGAAAGCTGTGTCGGATAAGCTGCAAGTTTAACTCATCTTGTCCAAAACCCCTCAATGAAAATAGTGCTCAATGTCTTTTCAGACACTTCACAGTCTCATCATCATCTCCACTTGAAGAACACTATCCTAGTATTCCCCGTACCAGAAGAACCCAACGGCACTATTTAAGCAAACTATTATTCTCGCTAGCTAACTCCGCATTACACTACAAAGAAGTCCATAGTCAAGTGATTGTTTCAGGATTTCAAAGCAATATTTTCCTTAACAACATCCTTATCCAGTCGTATTCACAAGCCGGATGCTTGGTATATGCCCGTACCTTGTTCGACAAAATGTCTAAAAGGGATATAATAACTTGGTCTTCAGTGATTACTATGTATACCCAAAGTGGGTATTATGAGGAGGCCTTATTGGTCTTCTCTGACTTTATAAGTAGTTATGAGGAGGACCCAAATGAGTTTCTCTTGGCTAGTGTTGTAAGCTGTTGTGGACGGTTAGGTAGTGCCGTGAAAGGTGCTCAATTGCATTGTTTTGTGCTTAAAGCTGGTTTTGATCAGTTTGTGTATGTTGGTACGTCTTTAATCGACTTTTACTCCAAGGGTGGAGATATAGGTGCGGCAAGACTAATTTTTGATGATTTGTCCGTGAAGAGTACGGCCACTTGGACCGCAATAATTGCAGCGTGTGCAAATGCGGGGAAGAGTGGACTTTCCTTGCAGCTATTGAGAAATATGTTGGAGACTGATGTTGTTCCTGATAATTATAtggtttcaagtatcttgggtgcTTGTTCGTCGCTTGAGTATCTTGAAGGAGGAAAGGAAATGCATGCATACGTGCTTAGACGAGGCGCAAAGATGGACGTTACAATGACTAATGTTCTTATTGATTTCTATATGAAGTGTGGTAAGGTTAAGACTGCAAGGAAAGTGTTTGATCAAATGGAAGTTATTGACACTATTTCTTGGACAACAATGATCTCTGGGTACATGCAGAATTCTTCTGACTGGGAAGCCATAAGCATGTTTAGAGATATGAACAGTTTAGGTTGGAGTCTAGACAGATTTGCTTGCAGTAGTGTACTTATCTCTTGTGGCTCGCTTGAAACTTTAGATCTGGGAAGACAAGTGCATGCTTATACCGTGAAAGCTAATGTTGATTCTGATGGCTTTGTGAAGAATAGCTTGATCGATATGTACTCAAAATGTGATTCATTTGGTGATGCAAGGAAGGTTTTTGACTGTATGGTTAATCATGATGTAATCTCTTATAATGCCCTTATTGAGGCTTGTTTAACGCAGGATAGGCTGTATGAAGCTTTTGAACTATTTGCTGAAATGAGAGATAATCTGATTCTTCCAAGCCTTTTGACTTTTGTTAGCCTGCTTGGTGCTTCAGCTTCACTCTTTTCCTTGGAGTTGAGTAAGCAACTTCATGCTCTCACCATAAAATTTGGTTTTTCGGCTGGCATGTTTGTTTGTAGCATCCTAATAGAtgtttactcaaaattttcatcTGTTAAAGATGCAAGGCAAGTATTTAATGAGATGAATGAGAAGGATATTGTTGTATGGAATTCTATGTTGTTTGGGTATATACAACAGTGCGAAAATGAAGAGGCTCTAAAGCTCTTCCTAAAATTGCAGCATTGTTTGCAAAAGCCAAATACGTTGACTTTTGTTGCCCTCATTGCTTCTTCTAGTAACCTAGTAAGTCTCCTCCACGGTCTCCAGTTTCATAACCAGATTGTAAAAGTCGGCCTAGATTTTGATCCGCATGTTACAAATGCACTGGTTGATATGTACTCCAAGTGTGGAAGCTTGGAAGAAGCACAGAGGATGTTTGATTCCGCTCTCCAGAGAGATATCACATGTTGGAATTCTATGATATCCACTTATGCACAGCATGGAGAAGCAAAGGAAGCTATTAATATGTTTGAGAAAATGATAAGTGATGGACGTAAACCTAACAATGTCACTTTTGTGGGAGTGCTTTCAGCATGTAGCCATGTAGGGCTTGTCGAAGAAGGATTGCATCACTTCTATTCCATGTCCAGGTATGGTATTGAACCAGAAACAGAGCATTATGTTTGCATTGTTTCTCTCTTGGGTCGGGCTGGTAAACTGGTTGAAGCAATGCAATTCATTGAACAAATGCCCATTCCACCAGCCGCCATTGTGTGGAGGAGTTTGCTTAGTGCATGTAGAGAAGCTGGTCATATAGACCTAGGAAAATATGCAGCATCGATGGCGATATCTATTGATCCAAAAGACAGTGGATCATATATCctactttcaaatatttttgCGTCTAAAGGCATGTGGATCAATGTTAAAAAGTTAAGAGAGAAAATGGATAGCAACGGCGTGGTGAAAGAAACAGGGTGTAGTTGGATAGAAATAAATAATGAGGTGCATTTGTTTATTGCAAGGGACCAAAGTCATCACCAAACTGATTCAATATATTCATTTATGGAACTTCTGATTCGGCATATGAAAGGGATGGGGTATCATCCT AGGAATGAGGATACTACCTTCTCAAATGAGTAA